From a region of the Sesamum indicum cultivar Zhongzhi No. 13 linkage group LG3, S_indicum_v1.0, whole genome shotgun sequence genome:
- the LOC105158654 gene encoding uncharacterized protein LOC105158654 isoform X1 produces the protein MYGQPPPFRSGGGGRGAAQPPQQQQIHLNPNLFPNPNLFLLQQNPNFLSHLNPFVQNLNSFAQLQQQFPTSSFPVQLNSDNNNFQTPRPNGNINSKYPQQIKVQNEMVEKLDKAVMRARADLLASNENVSAWKVSQAALLMVKAESWESLGIQIQQVPSLNRLLATEGKINAFIHCFVAVRRITSLYDLEGAICENEGVERFEELELGPLVRHPLAIHYFSVTSDMTEVCRIRTEDIISYLCEFIDSHKKKEVKVDTFLDFISKKQSISGWEKLCVRVQNFGLYVNHIKEARQLEDRVLEKCYQKMRVKSSKRKKNPPPFSAQKKEMDDHFTAISQRMKSFSSENTQFCGKHIRFISSSSEDDDSEAHDYEDNQDEKNTESNSNCSLSQLNVKDRVSSCPYPSATEEMTRLGLKSDVASSPCVPGGGVRCNGDNELSRGKRRYESVSSGNSVPRKLPKRDKFDVDLKHKRHNNQGITGDPLSTESLKVFFTNWKEACQGNNADEVLERMLQFYNTRKKRKVKEMFTSYPFVGLLYAAVTYMKFGVWDNLYDTFQACSQQGMDGKPFEGSADYISIDVELAKEDVVSPPNFVTNKHDVTAEDIAKKISEYFEDYILSSKSPSRGNRFCFLRKLCKCEYWLIEQYSTNKFELLGYGDYVMFLEKYMHLLPHALQCCIIGDISENVSLEAHLLPIELDVLLSQALNSLGGNETMNMRNISQLLARQFPLVCFKVVNSEHMPNFPDLLQEKRCSLTSNSVLFSAPLLKLNYVGDMLAQDEKKVETSGFGSNMITREGIIAPVTTKDAIEVLLKAPMLTDLNFWSHWDILFAPSLGSMVEWLLKEVNTKELLCLVTKGGKVIRLDHSATLDSFLKVFIEGSSFETAVALLSLYALYGGEQNVPLSLLKCHARQAFEVIINNYLEMELDYDKNLYKHGKPSYDQNIVGKSASSNLRCKLRNNLSILNKAATVMSRFTLDCLSYLPIEFCSFAADVLIAGLQSHVNDVPSVILAECTQIERVMLHEVGMSLGIMDWVHDYYSFCSSPMTEFSPGSSCLDVVNCRSNKGSVIGQGEPYKDPSSSGEMLVSCGVDRHDLKVKLVSGGADSADGRVANSERLSVVDNHIDNDPAKVIESIRQQEFGLDQSLSATEIRMLEKQHARLGRALHCLSQELYSQDSHFLLELVQNADDNIYPGDVEPTLIFILHEKGIIVLNNEQGFSASNIRALCDVGNSTKKGHKAGYIGKKGIGFKSVFRVTDAPEIHSNGFHIKFDITEGQIGFVLPTVVPPCDIDLYTRLASADAGSMDQNYWKTCIMLPFRSNLSEGLAMNNILSMFMDLHPSLLLFLHRLRCIEFRNILDDSLIVMRKEVLGDGLVEVALGNEKMTWFVVSQKLKADIIRSDVQTTEISIAFTLQETSEGGYVPILDQQPVFAFLPLRKYGLKFILQGDFVLPSSREEVDGNSPWNQWLLSEYPNLFVSAERSFCDLPCYRGSQGKAITAFMSFVPLVGEVHGFFSSLPRMVISKLRMSNCLILEGDEKEWVPPCRVLRNWTEQTRSLLPDSLLHEHLGLGFLNKDILLSDSLAKSLGVEDYGPKILLRVMSSLCRTDNGLKSMGLSWLSSWLSTFYVMSSQSFIQMSLSFGTESDLIFDLQKTPFIPLSDGTYGSLDQGTVWLHTEVVGQGINEEYLLKAFPKLYSKLRIVSPNLLAAAASIESSCSDTTIVENVIKMLYKVGVQRLAVHDIVKVHILPAISDDKNTVGKEELMTEYLAFAMFHLQSSCATCSIERGGLIVELHEKALILTNYGYKRSNEVPIHFSREYGNPVDVNKLISGLDMKWHEIDSAYVKHPITKSVSGGVLKWRNFFQEIGVTDFVQVVQVDISVPDIPLVNSKDIVCNKDIMSSDSVVKNWKSEELFHFLSWISSRGDVEKSKILCDILDRLWDDHFSDKVTGDCVDSSGESKPFKSSFISNLQDFPWMVSNINNKLHYPKDLFHDCVTVNSVLGVSAPYTVPKVKSEKLLANLSLKTQVTLDDALSVLRLWRRCEAPLRASVSQMSNFYAFLWKGMTLSKKTIIEELRAGPFIFVPNTSGYSDGDIVPGALLSPQEVYWHDNIGSVDRVKPINPASMASSRNRKIMLYNLYPNLHEFFVDECGVNKGPPLCSYLEILLQLSTITLPHQAAKRVFDVFLMWDDALKSGLMSCEDVAYLKESLLKKDYTVLPTRQDKWVSLHASFGLICWCDDDNLGREFRHLDGVDFLCFGESADAENQMLPAKVSMIMQRLGIPALSEIVTREAIYYGPADCSFIFSLVSWVLPYAQRYIHNACPDKYFQLKQSGFENLTRLKIVVVEKLFYRNVIKKCEITSKKRHECNCLLQDNILYCSRDSDPHSIFLEFSSLLYNGTPELHFANFLHMITTMAESGATEEQIEFFILNSQKVPQLPAEESNWSLQSFSSSMENDGTQLENGLAVKVEEQNSAMFKKRSGINSNWPPVDWKTAPGFNSVGAFGSRKPGVSNIAEQNLGQTDISTIEINSEFNIEVDPSAITHGVVSVEEEIPQSQSILRNLVASSTNVVLDSVHFVAPDSKNVVPSNCSDRDEDFAQQALLTGRLGELVAFKYFQGKVGEVFVKWVNEINETGLPYDITLGGDDDSREYIEVKATKSTRKNWFLISMREWQFAVEKGESFSIAHVVLADNNMARITIYKNPARLCQLGNLKLAVVVPKQ, from the exons atGTACGGACAGCCACCGCCCTTCCGCTCTGGCGGCGGCGGCCGCGGGGCTGCGCAACCGCCACAACAGCAACAAATTCATCTGAACCCGAATCTCTTCCCAAACCCCAATCTTTTCCTTCTGCAACAAAATCCCAATTTCTTGTCTCACCTTAACCCCTTTGTCCAAAACCTTAACAGCTTCGCCCAACTTCAACAACAGTTCCCTACCAGTAGTTTCCCTGTTCAACTGAACTCCGACAATAATAACTTTCAAACTCCTAGGCCTAATGGTAATATCAACAGCAAATATCCGCAGCAAATTAAGGTGCAAAATGAGATGGTTGAAAAACTCGATAAGGCGGTGATGAGAGCTCGGGCCGACCTTTTGGCGTCTAATGAGAATGTCTCTGCGTGGAAAGTTTCGCAGGCAGCTTTGTTGATGGTGAAAGCGGAGTCTTGGGAGAGTTTGGGGATCCAAATACAGCAAGTGCCTTCGCTGAATCGTCTCTTGGCTACCGAAGGAAAG ATCAATGCCTTCATCCACTGCTTTGTTGCGGTTAGAAGAATTACTTCATTATATGACTTGGAAGGGGCAATATGTGAGAACGAGGGCGTTGAACGATTTGAAGAGCTTGAATTGGGTCCCTTGGTACGGCACCCACTTgctattcattatttttctgtgACTTCTGATATGACAGAAGTGTGCAGAATAAGAACTGaagatataatttcttaccTGTGCGAGTTCATTGATAGtcacaaaaagaaagaggttAAGGTTGATACCTTTCTGGATTTTATTTCCAAGAAGCAATCTATCAGTGGCTGGGAAAAGCTTTGTGTACGTGTCCAGAACTTTGG ATTATATGTTAATCATATAAAAGAGGCGAGGCAATTGGAAGATAGAGTACTTGAAAAATGTTACCAGAAAATGAGAGTGAAATCtagtaaaaggaaaaagaatcctCCTCCCTTTTCTGCACAAAAAAAGGAGATGGATGACCATTTTACTGCAATATCTCAGCGCATGAAGTCTTTCTCGTCGGAAAATACCCAATTTTGTGGCAAACACATAAGATTCATATCATCAAGTTCAGAGGATGATGACAGTGAAGCTCATGACTATGAAGATAATCAGGACGAGAAGAATACAGAGAGCAACAGCAACTGCAGTTTGTCACAGCTAAATGTTAAAGACCGTGTCAGTAGCTGCCCTTACCCGTCAGCAACTGAAGAAATGACAAGGTTGGGATTGAAAAGTGATGTAGCGTCCAGCCCTTGCGTGCCTGGTGGTGGTGTAAGGTGCAATGGAGATAATGAGCTTTCTCGAGGAAAGAGGAGATATGAGAGTGTGAGCTCTGGCAATTCTGTGCCTCGCAAGCTGCCTAAAAGGGACAAGTTTGATGTAGATCTCAAGCATAAGCGCCATAACAATCAGGGTATAACTGGTGATCCACTTTCCACTGAATCATTAAAGGTGTTTTTTACAAATTGGAAGGAGGCATGCCAAGGGAATAATGCAGATGAG GTTCTTGAAAGGATGCTTCAGTTTtacaatacaagaaaaaagaggaaagtGAAAGAAATGTTCACCTCATACCCGTTCGTTGGATTGCTCTATGCTGCT GTGACATATATGAAATTTGGAGTGTGGGATAATTTGTATGACACATTCCAAGCTTGCAGCCAACAAGGGATGGACGGCAAACCATTTGAGGGTTCAGCTGATTACATAAGCATTGATGTTGAACTAGCTAAGGAGGATGTTGTTTCACCGCCAAATTTTGTCACAAATAAACATG ATGTCACAGCTGAAGATATTGCAAAGAAAATCTCTGAATATTTTGAGGATTACATCTTGAGCAGTAAAAGTCCGTCCCGGGGAAAcagattttgtttcttgagGAAGCTTTGTAAATGCGAGTATTGGCTAATTGAACAATATTCCACTAACAAGTTTGAATTGCTCGGTTATGGAGATTATGTTATGTTCCTAGAGAAATATATGCACCTTCTGCCTCATGCATTGCAATGCTGCATAATCGGAGACATATCTGAAAATGTTTCTTTGGAGGCACATTTGCTGCCGATTGAGTTGGATGTGTTACTATCACAAGCTTTAAATAGTTTGGGGGGAAATGAAACTATGAACATGCGAAATATTTCTCAGTTGCTGGCAAGACAGTTTCCTTTAGTTTGCTTTAAAGTAGTGAACAGTGAACATATGCCTAATTTTCCAGAtcttttacaagaaaaaagatgcaGTTTAACATCAAACTCTGTTTTGTTTTCTGCACCATTGTTAAAATTGAACTATGTGGGTGATATGTTGGCTCAAGATGAGAAAAAAGTAGAAACTAGTGGGTTTGGTAGTAACATGATAACTAGAGAAGGAATAATTGCTCCAGTTACGACCAAGGATGCCATTGAGGTCTTACTTAAAGCTCCTATGTTAACTGACTTGAACTTTTGGTCGCACTGGGATATCTTGTTTGCTCCTTCTCTTGGTTCAATGGTGGAGTGGTTGTTGAAGGAAGTCAATACAAAGGAGTTGCTGTGTTTGGTGACCAAGGGTGGGAAAGTAATCCGTTTGGACCATTCTGCTACCCTAGATTcatttttgaaagttttcatTGAAGGATCTTCTTTTGAAACAGCAGTGGCACTACTATCTTTGTATGCATTATATGGTGGTGAGCAGAATGTTCCTCTATCACTTCTAAAGTGTCATGCACGACAAGCCTTCGAAgtgattattaataattatttggagatGGAATTAGATTACGATAAGAATCTGTACAAGCATGGGAAGCCATCCTATGATCAGAACATAGTTGGCAAAAGCGCATCTAGCAATTTAAGGTGCAAGTTACGCAACAACTTGAGTATACTCAATAAAGCCGCTACAGTTATGTCGAGGTTTACACTTGATTGTTTGAGTTATCTGCCAATTGAATTTTGCAGTTTCGCTGCAGATGTATTGATTGCTGGGTTGCAATCTCATGTAAATGATGTTCCTTCAGTTATATTGGCCGAATGTACGCAAATAGAACGTGTCATGCTTCATGAAGTGGGGATGTCTCTTGGAATAATGGATTGGGTTCATGATTACTATTCCTTTTGTTCCTCTCCGATGACTGAATTTTCTCCTGGATCTTCATGCTTAGATGTGGTTAATTGTCGGTCCAATAAGGGATCAGTGATTGGGCAAGGTGAACCATACAAGGATCCTTCTTCTTCAGGTGAAATGTTGGTCTCTTGTGGTGTAGATCGTCATGATCTCAAAGTTAAGCTGGTCAGTGGTGGAGCTGATTCAGCTGATGGTCGGGTTGCCAATTCAGAACGATTGTCAGTTGTTGATAATCATATTGATAATGATCCAGCCAAAGTTATTGAATCTATTCGGCAACAAGAATTTGGTCTAGATCAAAGTCTTTCAGCTACTGAAATTAGAATGTTGGAGAAGCAGCATGCTCGATTGGGTAGGGCACTCCATTGTCTTTCACAGGAGTTGTATTCTCAGGATTCACATTTTCTTCTAGAGCTG GTTCAAAATGCTGATGATAATATCTACCCTGGAGATGTGGAACCCACTCTAATATTCATTCTTCATGAGAAAGGCATTATTGTGCTAAACAACGAGCAAGGTTTTTCAGCGAGTAACATCAGAGCACTTTGTGATGTTggaaattcaacaaaaaaggGTCATAAAGCTGGATACATTGGGAAGAAAGGCATTGGCTTCAAATCAGTATTCCGG GTTACTGATGCTCCAGAAATACACTCCAATGgctttcatattaaatttgatataaccGAAGGCCAGATTGGTTTTGTTCTGCCGACAGTGGTtcccccctgtgatattgactTGTATACCAGGTTGGCATCTGCAGATGCTGGAAGCATGGATCAGAACTATTGGAAGACATGTATCATGCTCCCTTTTAGATCGAACTTGTCAGAAGGGCTTGCGATGAACAACATTTTATCCATGTTCATGGATCTTCATCCATCTCTCCTTCTGTTTCTGCATCGTCTTCGTTGTATTGAGTTTAGAAACATACTTGATGATTCACTGATTGTTATGAGGAAAGAAGTTCTAGGTGATGGATTAGTAGAGGTTGCCCTTGGTAATGAGAAAATGACTTGGTTTGTGGTATCCCAGAAATTAAAGGCAGACATAATTCGTTCTGATGTGCAAACAACAGAAATTTCTATAGCATTTACGTTACAGGAGACAAGTGAAGGAGGATATGTCCCAATACTGGACCAACAGCCTGTTTTTGCATTTCTTCCTCTGCGGAAGTATGGCCTTAAATTTATTCTCCAAGGTGATTTTGTTTTGCCTTCATCAAGGGAAGAAGTTGATGGCAATAGTCCATGGAACCAGTGGTTACTGTCAGAATATCCTAATTTGTTCGTTAGTGCTGAGAGGTCGTTTTGTGATCTTCCTTGTTATAGGGGAAGTCAGGGAAAAGCTATTACAGCATTTATGAGTTTTGTTCCTCTTGTTGGTGAAGTGCATGGATTTTTCTCTAGCCTACCACGAATGGTAATTTCTAAATTACGCATGTCAAACTGTTTAATTCTTGAAGGTGATGAAAAAGAATGGGTTCCTCCTTGCAGAGTACTGAGAAATTGGACTGAGCAAACTCGTTCCCTATTACCTGATAGTTTGCTTCACGAGCATCTTGGCCTTGGGTTCCTGAATAAAGACATACTTCTCTCAGATTCATTAGCAAAGTCTCTGGGTGTGGAGGATTATGgaccaaaaattttacttagGGTTATGTCTTCACTGTGCCGTACAGATAATGGTTTAAAGTCAATGGGCTTGAGTTGGTTATCTTCTTGGCTTAGCACTTTTTATGTTATGTCATCCCAATCTTTTATTCAAATGTCCCTAAGTTTCGGGACTGAATCTGATTTGATATTTGACCTTCAGAAAACTCCATTTATCCCTCTTTCAGATGGTACATATGGCTCACTGGATCAGGGCACAGTTTGGTTGCATACTGAGGTGGTAGGCCAGGGTATCAATGAGGAATATCTTCTCAAAGCTTTCCCAAAGTTGTATAGTAAACTGCGAATTGTGAGTCCCAACCTTTTGGCTGCAGCTGCCTCCATCGAGAGCTCATGCTCTGACACAACTATTGTAGAGAATGTTATAAAGATGCTTTATAAAGTTGGTGTCCAGCGCTTAGCAGTTCACGACATTGTAAAGGTGCACATCTTACCAGCCATATCTGATGATAAAAATACAGTGGGGAAGGAAGAACTAATGACAGAGTACCTTGCCTTTGCAATGTTCCACTTACAATCAAGTTGTGCTACCTGTAGCATAGAAAGGGGTGGTCTTATTGTAGAGTTGCATGAGAAGGCTCTAATTCTAACAAATTATGGCTACAAACGATCTAATGAGGTGCCTATCCATTTTAGCCGGGAGTATGGAAATCCTGTTGATGTAAATAAGCTAATCAGTGGCCTTGATATGAAATGGCATGAAATAGACAGTGCCTATGTGAAGCATCCAATCACCAAATCTGTGTCTGGTGGAGTGTTGAAGTGGAGGAATTTTTTCCAGGAAATAGGAGTAACTGACTTTGTTCAAGTAGTTCAAGTTGACATAAGTGTTCCTGATATTCCACTTGTTAATTCCAAGGATATAGTGTGTAACAAAGACATCATGTCCAGTGATTCAGTTGTTAAAAATTGGAAATCTGAAGAGCTGTTTCACTTCTTGTCTTGGATATCTTCAAGAGGTGATGTTGAAAAGTCCAAAATCCTCTGTGACATTCTTGATAGATTGTGGGATGACCATTTCAGCGATAAGGTTACTGGTGATTGCGTTGATTCCTCTGGGGAATCCAAACCATTCAAATCATCATTTATAAGCAACCTTCAAGATTTCCCATGGATGGTTTCAAATATCAACAACAAACTTCATTATCCTAAAGATTTGTTCCATGATTGTGTGACAGTAAACTCAGTTCTCGGCGTTAGTGCCCCTTATACTGTTCCGAAG gtgaaaagtgaaaagttGCTAGCCAATCTTAGTTTAAAAACTCAAGTTACACTTGACGATGCTCTATCCGTTCTTAGACTTTGGAGAAGATGTGAAGCTCCTCTCAGGGCTAG TGTATCACAAATGTCCAACTTCTACGCATTCCTGTGGAAGGGAATGACTCTTTCAAAGAAGACAATCATAGAGGAATTACGTGCAGGACCTTTCATATTTGTTCCAAATACATCTGGCTATTCAGATGGTGATATTGTACCTGGTGCACTTTTATCGCCTCAGGAAGTTTATTGGCATGACAATATTGGATCAGTTGATCGGGTAAAGCCAATTAATCCTGCAAGCATGGCAAGTAGTCGCaacagaaaaataatgttGTATAACTTGTACCCAAACCttcatgaattttttgtgGACGAGTGTGGAGTCAACAAAGGTCCTCCTTTATGCAGCTACCTGGAGATTTTGCTGCAGTTATCCACTATCACATTACCTCATCAGGCAGCAAAGAGG GTGTTTGATGTGTTCTTGATGTGGGATGACGCACTGAAATCTGGGTTAATGAGTTGTGAAGATGTTGCGTACCTGAAAGAAAGTCTCCTGAAAAAGGACTACACTGTGCTTCCTACTAGACAAGATAAATGGGTTTCTTTACACGCATCATTTGGTCTAATCTGTTGGTGTGATGATGATAATTTAGGAAGGGAATTCAGACACCTTGATGGTGTTGACTTCCTGTGTTTTGGGGAATCCGCTGATGCAGAAAATCAGATGCTCCCGGCAAAGGTCTCGATGATAATGCAAAGACTAGGAATTCCTGCCCTCTCTGAG ATTGTAACTCGTGAGGCAATTTATTATGGACCAGCAGACTGTAGCTTCATATTTTCCCTAGTGAGTTGGGTTCTTCCTTATGCTCAGCGCTACATCCATAATGCATGTCCCGATAAATATTTTCAGCTCAAGCAGTCTGGTTTTGAGAATCTTACACGTCTGAAGATTGTTGTTGTTGAAAAGTTGTTCTATCGGAATGTTATAAAGAAATGTGAGATTACATCGAAGAAAAGACACGAGTGTAATTGCCTTCTCCAG GACAACATCTTATATTGCAGTCGAGATTCTGATCCACACTCAATATTCTTAGAGTTCTCCAGTTTACTATATAATGGGACTCCTGAATTGCACTTCGCGAATTTTCTTCACATGATTACAACCATGGCCGAGTCAGGTGCAACTGAGGAGCAAATagagtttttcattttgaacagcCAGAAGGTGCCACAACTGCCTGCTGAGGAATCTAACTGGTCTCTTCAATCTTTCTCTTCATCAATGGAGAACGATGGTACACAGCTAGAAAATGGTCTTGCTGTAAAAGTTGAGGAACAGAACTCTGCCATGTTCAAGAAGCGATCTGGCATTAACTCAAACTGGCCACCTGTTGATTGGAAAACTGCACCTGGGTTCAACTCTGTTGGTGCCTTTGGTTCAAGAAAACCTGGAGTCAGCAATATTGCAGAACAAAATCTTGGGCAAACTGATATATCTACAATTGAAATCAACAGTGAATTTAATATTGAGGTTGATCCTTCAGCAATCACTCATGGAGTAGTTTCAGTTGAGGAGGAGATTCCACAATCCCAGTCTATTCTAAGAAACTTGGTTGCTTCTAGCACGAATGTAGTGCTTGATTCTGTTCATTTTGTCGCACCAGATAGCAAGAATGTTGTTCCATCAAATTGTAGTGACAGAGATGAGGATTTCGCACAACAGGCATTGCTTACAGGGAGACTGGGGGAACTTGTAGCCTTCAAATATTTCCAGGGTAAAGTAGGTGAGGTGTTTGTTAAATGGGTCAATGAAATTAATGAGACTGGGTTGCCTTATGATATTACCTTAGGAGGTGATGATGATAGTAGGGAATATATTGAAGTTAAAGCAACCAAATCTACAAGAAAGAATTGGTTTCTTATATCAATGAGAGAGTGGCAATTTGCAGTTGAAAAAGGTGAATCTTTCAGCATTGCTCATGTAGTTTTAGCAGATAACAATATGGCAAGGATCACAATATACAAAAATCCGGCAAGATTGTGTCAGCTTGGTAATCTGAAGTTAGCAGTTGTGGTGCCAAAACAATAG